A portion of the Thermotoga sp. SG1 genome contains these proteins:
- the zwf gene encoding glucose-6-phosphate dehydrogenase has protein sequence MRCRLGLEECPKNDAGILRCFPKIEHPFGMVIFGASGDLTKRKLVPALNRLFEAEILPERFFVLGAARTKMNDEEFKSRFNAQPDLLKHFSYTSVDYQNPDTFKSLKRIVDDLMKKLGVRNLIFYLSVPPDVYVPIIENLSRTGLNTETSRIVIEKPFGKDLKSARKLEEVLQKSFKENQIFRIDHYLGKETVQNILVFRFANFIFEEIWNNKFVDHVQITIAEDIGVEHRAGYFESTGLLRDIFQNHMLQILALITMEPPSSFNGESFRSERVKLLRSVRPFPVEDLENWIVRGQYGRGTVNGRAVPAYREEPRVSKSSNVETFVAMKLFIDNWRWSGVPFYLRAGKRLPKKVTEVAVVFKRIPHSIFPNVPSRDLEPNTIVFTIQPNEAISLEFQVKRPCPGMVPQLLSMDFRYEDYFGVKLPDAYERLLLDVILGDTTLFMRRDDLEVSWELLDPVLKAWESDPERFAPYIYPSGTWGPKEADLLIERDGRKWRKP, from the coding sequence ATGAGGTGTAGACTGGGACTGGAGGAATGCCCGAAAAACGACGCAGGAATTCTTCGTTGTTTTCCAAAAATCGAACATCCCTTTGGGATGGTAATATTCGGTGCTTCAGGGGATCTCACGAAGAGGAAACTCGTCCCGGCTTTGAACAGGTTGTTTGAAGCCGAAATCTTACCAGAGCGCTTCTTTGTTCTCGGTGCAGCAAGAACGAAGATGAATGATGAGGAATTCAAATCCAGATTCAACGCCCAGCCTGACCTTTTGAAACACTTCAGTTACACAAGCGTGGACTATCAAAACCCTGATACCTTTAAGTCGCTGAAAAGAATCGTTGACGACCTCATGAAAAAACTCGGAGTCAGGAATTTAATCTTCTATCTCTCCGTTCCACCCGATGTGTACGTTCCCATAATCGAGAATCTCTCAAGAACCGGATTGAACACGGAGACATCCCGCATTGTGATAGAAAAGCCGTTTGGAAAGGATCTGAAGTCTGCAAGAAAGCTGGAGGAGGTGCTTCAGAAGTCTTTCAAAGAAAACCAGATATTCAGGATCGATCATTACCTTGGAAAGGAAACCGTTCAGAACATCCTGGTGTTCAGGTTCGCAAACTTCATATTCGAAGAGATATGGAACAACAAGTTCGTGGATCACGTTCAGATCACCATAGCAGAGGATATCGGTGTGGAACACAGGGCGGGGTATTTCGAAAGCACAGGACTTCTCAGAGACATCTTTCAAAACCACATGCTTCAGATCCTCGCACTCATCACCATGGAACCTCCTTCTTCCTTCAACGGAGAAAGCTTCAGAAGCGAAAGAGTGAAACTTCTCAGATCCGTCAGACCGTTTCCTGTGGAAGATCTCGAAAACTGGATCGTCAGAGGGCAGTACGGAAGAGGAACTGTGAACGGAAGAGCAGTTCCCGCCTATAGAGAAGAGCCGAGGGTGTCGAAAAGTTCCAATGTCGAAACGTTCGTTGCCATGAAACTTTTCATAGACAACTGGAGATGGAGTGGAGTTCCTTTCTACCTGAGGGCAGGAAAACGACTTCCAAAGAAAGTAACGGAGGTGGCTGTAGTTTTCAAGAGGATTCCGCACTCTATCTTCCCCAACGTACCCTCGAGAGACCTCGAACCCAACACGATCGTTTTCACCATACAGCCAAACGAGGCGATCTCACTGGAGTTTCAGGTGAAAAGACCCTGCCCTGGTATGGTTCCCCAGCTTCTCAGTATGGATTTCAGATACGAGGACTATTTCGGTGTGAAACTTCCAGATGCTTACGAAAGACTTCTGCTGGATGTGATACTCGGGGATACGACACTCTTCATGAGAAGGGACGATCTTGAAGTCTCGTGGGAGCTCCTCGATCCTGTTTTGAAAGCGTGGGAGAGTGATCCAGAGCGCTTTGCCCCTTATATCTACCCATCTGGGACCTGGGGTCCGAAAGAGGCAGATCTTCTCATAGAAAGGGATGGCAGAAAATGGCGAAAACCGTGA
- a CDS encoding PspC domain-containing protein produces MNQLKRSKKNRIIAGVCGGIAEYFGVDPTLVRLIWVLITLAWGAGLLLYIVAWLIMPEEEGEEETRPFQNTEGLKILLGGLLVLLGAILLVSAFVPFLFSVSWKVVLAVLLLIFGVLLLLRRSEK; encoded by the coding sequence ATGAATCAGCTGAAAAGATCGAAAAAGAACAGGATCATAGCAGGTGTCTGTGGTGGAATCGCCGAGTACTTTGGTGTTGATCCCACGCTTGTAAGGCTCATCTGGGTCCTCATCACACTCGCCTGGGGTGCTGGTCTTTTGCTCTACATCGTCGCGTGGCTGATCATGCCAGAGGAAGAGGGAGAAGAGGAAACCAGACCATTTCAAAACACAGAGGGACTGAAGATTCTTCTTGGAGGTTTACTCGTTCTTCTTGGGGCGATTCTCCTTGTTTCAGCCTTCGTTCCCTTTCTGTTCAGTGTATCCTGGAAGGTGGTTCTCGCCGTTTTGCTACTGATATTCGGTGTTCTTCTTCTTTTGAGGAGGAGTGAAAAATGA
- a CDS encoding type 1 glutamine amidotransferase: MRVLAIRHVEIEDLGMMEDIFREKKWSFEYLDTPKGKKLGRPIEEYSLVVLLGGYMGAYEEEKYPFLKYEFQLIEEALRKEIPFLGICLGSQMLARVLGANVYRGKNGEEIGWFFVEKVSDDNLFSDFPDRLLVFQWHGDTFDLPHVATKVFTSEKYENQGFVYRKAVGLQFHIEVGSRTMKRWIEAYRRELKEKNIDPKVLLETAEKEEKTLKDLLKSLLERMVES, translated from the coding sequence GTGAGAGTGCTTGCCATAAGACACGTCGAAATAGAGGATCTTGGTATGATGGAAGACATTTTCAGGGAGAAGAAATGGAGTTTTGAATATCTGGACACCCCAAAAGGGAAAAAACTTGGAAGACCCATTGAGGAATACTCCCTCGTGGTGCTTCTTGGAGGTTACATGGGGGCCTACGAAGAAGAGAAATATCCTTTTTTGAAATACGAATTTCAGTTGATAGAAGAGGCTCTGAGAAAAGAAATTCCGTTCCTTGGAATCTGTCTGGGATCTCAAATGCTTGCCAGAGTTCTTGGGGCGAACGTTTACAGAGGGAAAAACGGTGAGGAAATAGGCTGGTTCTTCGTTGAAAAGGTCTCTGACGATAACCTTTTTAGTGACTTTCCAGACAGGCTACTGGTGTTTCAGTGGCACGGGGACACTTTCGATCTTCCACATGTAGCAACCAAAGTCTTCACTTCTGAAAAGTACGAAAATCAGGGATTCGTCTACAGAAAAGCCGTTGGACTTCAATTCCACATAGAAGTGGGTTCCAGAACTATGAAACGCTGGATAGAAGCATACAGAAGGGAACTCAAAGAGAAGAATATAGATCCTAAAGTTCTTCTTGAGACGGCAGAGAAAGAAGAGAAAACACTGAAAGATCTTTTGAAGTCTCTTCTGGAAAGGATGGTGGAGAGCTGA
- a CDS encoding alpha/beta hydrolase codes for MFEDVRIPSGYSLGYLHRGKKIRVSILKFESTYSRAEKGTNPVEVYIFSPKRKKQGSVMILQGLGSQNVLYLIWMAHYLSKRGIEAILPILPGNFTRVAEGSVSGKDYFSTDLDKMTRFWEHAVVDLLSLVELLKAKNMWHEKNCLFGYCLGGMIAVLLNALSDDFKKTVIMMAGGDFATLFWKSPTLSFVRRELRSGKGKEHGMTEEDTFFELYRKDLERLSEFSSIREMLSSDIHSLLKIDPLAYAKFVDTSRIVMIEAMFDKALPKSTRKILWEHLGKPRRIKVPSSHVSWLPFQMIVARYVVKLVKDQGVKN; via the coding sequence GTGTTCGAGGATGTAAGAATACCCTCCGGGTATTCGCTGGGATACCTCCACAGGGGAAAGAAGATACGTGTTTCTATCTTAAAGTTCGAGTCAACCTACTCAAGAGCAGAAAAAGGTACGAACCCAGTGGAGGTCTACATCTTTTCTCCAAAGAGGAAAAAGCAGGGCTCGGTGATGATACTCCAGGGCCTCGGAAGTCAAAACGTGCTGTATCTCATCTGGATGGCACACTATCTTTCAAAAAGAGGGATAGAGGCAATTCTTCCAATTCTTCCGGGAAACTTCACCCGTGTTGCCGAAGGCTCTGTGAGTGGGAAAGATTACTTTTCTACCGATCTGGACAAAATGACCAGGTTCTGGGAACACGCCGTTGTGGATCTTTTGAGCCTTGTAGAACTTTTGAAAGCAAAGAACATGTGGCACGAGAAAAACTGCCTCTTTGGTTACTGTTTGGGTGGAATGATAGCCGTTTTACTCAACGCTCTGAGCGATGATTTCAAAAAGACGGTGATCATGATGGCAGGTGGGGACTTTGCCACACTGTTCTGGAAATCTCCCACCCTATCTTTTGTGAGACGGGAACTTAGAAGCGGAAAGGGAAAAGAGCACGGAATGACTGAAGAGGACACATTTTTCGAACTTTACAGGAAGGACCTGGAAAGACTCAGCGAGTTTTCATCGATTCGGGAGATGCTCTCTTCTGATATTCATTCCCTTTTGAAGATCGATCCTCTTGCCTATGCGAAGTTTGTGGACACCTCCAGAATCGTCATGATAGAGGCCATGTTCGACAAGGCTCTTCCAAAGAGCACAAGGAAGATCCTCTGGGAACATCTGGGAAAGCCAAGGAGAATAAAGGTCCCCTCAAGTCATGTGAGCTGGCTTCCTTTCCAGATGATCGTTGCCCGGTACGTGGTGAAACTCGTCAAAGATCAGGGTGTGAAGAATTGA
- a CDS encoding alpha/beta hydrolase, which produces MIKLMIKTVLLIFSFVVLFSNALLGLFFFFLLSLPLVRNAVLGRLPVKLKKSVTGKVYTYEYKEGLKMDIYYPSVKRESYPFVLFAHGGGWISGYRRQPNNVSWYRFLNANGFAVATFDYRYGYFHFIEDILEDLKSAISFLNENKEYLMVKTLNLMGLSAGGHLVLYHAMRVSKEEKKDFDGHVVAWYAPCDLLDLWSLETTSLFARFSVATTLKGLPLRKREDYEFYSPVNWVTPKAPLTMLVHGMKDEVIPYISSVKMYKKLRENGVAAKLRLHPKGKHGFEFVLKDSLTAKFLYETVSFLKR; this is translated from the coding sequence ATGATCAAGCTGATGATCAAAACGGTTCTTCTGATATTTTCTTTTGTTGTGCTTTTCTCGAACGCCCTTCTTGGGCTTTTCTTCTTTTTCCTTCTTTCACTACCCCTGGTGAGGAACGCTGTCCTTGGAAGGCTCCCTGTGAAACTCAAAAAGAGTGTCACAGGAAAGGTTTACACGTACGAGTACAAAGAAGGCCTGAAGATGGACATTTACTATCCATCTGTGAAGAGAGAAAGTTACCCTTTCGTTCTCTTTGCACACGGAGGTGGATGGATCTCGGGTTACAGAAGACAACCAAACAACGTCTCATGGTACAGATTTCTCAACGCGAACGGTTTTGCCGTGGCCACCTTCGATTACAGATACGGTTATTTTCATTTCATCGAAGACATTCTGGAGGATCTGAAAAGTGCGATATCCTTCCTGAACGAAAACAAAGAGTACTTGATGGTGAAGACACTGAACCTTATGGGACTTTCCGCCGGTGGACATCTTGTTTTGTACCACGCTATGAGAGTTTCAAAAGAAGAGAAAAAGGATTTCGACGGGCACGTGGTTGCATGGTATGCTCCGTGTGATCTCCTTGACCTCTGGAGCCTGGAAACGACATCTCTCTTTGCAAGGTTTTCCGTTGCAACAACACTGAAAGGTCTTCCACTGAGAAAGCGAGAAGATTACGAATTCTACTCACCTGTTAACTGGGTGACTCCGAAAGCACCTCTTACCATGCTGGTTCACGGAATGAAGGACGAGGTCATCCCCTACATCTCTTCTGTTAAAATGTATAAAAAACTCAGGGAAAACGGTGTCGCTGCAAAATTGAGACTTCATCCCAAAGGAAAACACGGCTTCGAATTCGTTCTGAAAGATTCTCTGACCGCGAAGTTTCTCTACGAAACTGTTTCCTTCTTGAAGAGGTGA
- the mgtE gene encoding magnesium transporter, giving the protein MKIRVEIDLQELIEKGDFKTLKRVLEQQDPADVEEMIEKLPPDLKVVVFRLLPKDKAAEVFSELEPDDQIELIKLFREERLKEIFESMDPDDRVELLEEMPANVVKKLLSYLSPKEREEILAILNYPEDSAARLATTEYVELFEDLTVQESLDRVRREGKKKENIYSLVVIDRTRKLKGTVELRDLITAEPNQKISEIMDREPVFVHATDDQEVAAELMKKYDLLMLPVVDSEERLIGVITFDDIVDVIEEEATEDIQKMASMSATYTSYFHTPTWKLILKRSPWLAVLLLLESVNGNIISSYEKFLASIPVIAAFIPTMIGSAGNTGAQISALVIRGFTLNEVTIRDWWKVLLRESLIGSILGLILAGVLYLRAFLISSDPTLNFAVATALLVLILYANVMGAILPFIARVFRIDPAFMAGPLLTTIVDVTGIMIYFYVVHSFLT; this is encoded by the coding sequence ATGAAGATAAGAGTGGAGATCGATCTTCAGGAACTGATCGAAAAAGGCGACTTCAAAACGTTGAAGAGGGTTCTGGAGCAGCAAGATCCTGCCGATGTGGAGGAAATGATCGAAAAACTCCCACCCGATTTGAAGGTTGTGGTTTTCAGACTCCTCCCCAAAGACAAGGCAGCCGAAGTGTTCAGCGAACTTGAACCGGATGATCAGATTGAACTCATAAAGCTCTTCAGAGAAGAACGACTGAAAGAGATCTTCGAGTCGATGGACCCGGACGACAGAGTAGAACTGCTCGAAGAGATGCCGGCTAATGTGGTGAAGAAACTTCTGTCCTATCTTTCTCCAAAGGAAAGAGAAGAGATCCTGGCGATACTCAACTACCCGGAAGACTCTGCTGCAAGACTTGCCACCACAGAGTACGTGGAGCTTTTCGAGGACTTGACGGTTCAGGAATCACTGGACAGGGTGAGAAGAGAAGGAAAGAAAAAAGAGAACATCTACTCTCTTGTTGTGATAGACAGAACGAGAAAACTCAAAGGAACCGTTGAACTCAGAGACCTGATCACCGCCGAACCGAATCAGAAAATCTCAGAGATCATGGATAGAGAGCCTGTATTCGTTCATGCCACTGACGACCAGGAGGTCGCAGCAGAACTCATGAAGAAGTACGACCTGCTCATGCTACCGGTGGTTGACAGTGAAGAGAGATTGATAGGTGTGATCACTTTCGATGACATAGTGGACGTCATCGAAGAAGAGGCAACGGAAGATATCCAGAAGATGGCCTCAATGAGTGCAACCTACACGTCTTATTTTCATACTCCCACGTGGAAACTCATCCTCAAAAGATCTCCGTGGCTTGCTGTCCTGCTTCTTCTCGAGAGTGTGAACGGTAACATCATCTCAAGTTACGAAAAATTCCTCGCCTCGATACCGGTGATAGCAGCTTTTATTCCCACCATGATTGGTTCCGCTGGAAACACGGGCGCTCAGATTTCGGCGCTTGTGATAAGGGGTTTCACACTGAACGAGGTGACCATAAGGGACTGGTGGAAGGTTTTGCTGAGAGAATCGCTGATTGGATCCATTCTGGGTCTGATCCTCGCGGGTGTTCTCTATCTGAGGGCTTTTCTGATCTCTTCTGACCCCACGTTGAATTTCGCCGTTGCGACTGCCCTTCTTGTATTGATACTGTACGCGAATGTGATGGGGGCAATTTTGCCGTTCATCGCTCGGGTTTTCAGGATAGACCCAGCCTTCATGGCGGGACCACTTCTCACCACCATCGTTGATGTGACGGGTATCATGATATACTTCTACGTGGTTCACAGTTTCCTGACATGA
- a CDS encoding metal-dependent hydrolase: protein MKITFLGHATVLVEGKKNLIIDPFITGNPVCPVKLEDLPKIDYVLVTHGHGDHLGDAVEIAKKNDATVISNYEICQYLGKKGVKTHAMHIGGSYLFDFGRVKMTPAVHGSGILDGESIIYGGNPGGFLITLEEKKIYHAGDTGLTKEMELLKEENVDVAFLPIGGNFVMDVEDAVRAVSMINPRKVVPMHYGTWEIIFADVELFKKKVEKMGVECVILEPGESLEL, encoded by the coding sequence ATGAAAATCACGTTCCTTGGTCACGCCACCGTGCTTGTAGAAGGAAAGAAAAACCTCATCATCGATCCTTTCATAACGGGAAATCCGGTGTGTCCTGTGAAACTGGAAGACCTTCCAAAGATCGATTACGTACTTGTGACACACGGGCATGGAGATCATCTGGGAGACGCCGTGGAGATAGCGAAGAAAAACGATGCCACGGTGATTTCCAACTACGAGATCTGCCAGTATCTTGGGAAAAAAGGTGTGAAGACACATGCCATGCATATTGGAGGAAGTTATCTGTTCGACTTTGGAAGGGTGAAGATGACACCCGCTGTTCATGGATCTGGCATTCTCGATGGTGAAAGTATTATCTATGGAGGAAATCCTGGTGGCTTTCTCATCACACTCGAGGAAAAGAAAATATACCACGCCGGGGATACGGGTTTGACTAAAGAAATGGAACTTCTGAAAGAAGAGAACGTGGACGTGGCTTTCCTTCCGATCGGTGGAAATTTCGTCATGGATGTGGAAGATGCTGTCAGGGCAGTTTCAATGATAAACCCGAGGAAGGTCGTTCCCATGCACTATGGAACATGGGAGATCATCTTCGCCGACGTGGAGCTCTTCAAGAAGAAAGTGGAGAAAATGGGTGTTGAGTGTGTGATTCTGGAACCCGGTGAATCGCTGGAGTTGTGA
- a CDS encoding sensor domain-containing diguanylate cyclase: protein MYVLLFSSLAVLAFSIFLFFLAVKRTKDYSQLEKRFNIIVEGLSKLDPDMLEEAFFQAILDIAMSVVPEATKGSVSRITDEGDWIFVSSRGHTMDLYGKRFPARYLFRAGKEPVEVNFLEYDKDLLPDDMWKFFEKTLRGTRKSLVVGLFAGDEFLGNIALDSPHSQFSDLSKKTLKLLGNLASTYLLLKRSLEKEHRFQKIMGTILTLLLLFRKQISVEDFLKESLQKMIEASEIFSGGAVFKENVIVFSIGLERTELNFKKTTERIEEFQIENTHYVSIQLKGEGFPLYRLVFVSKTKIPPFIFGVLNTFAEVIFLYLREYQLHKKYQEMAMRDSLTGAYTRHYFNEWIFSHMAWLRRNQKKSILVILDVDGLKMINDTYGHLMGDRALKEFVKILKDTVRESDLVFRYGGDEFLLVLTESSQENVHPVLERLKENLKRLDLPFELSFSFGYEEIDGFIPIERALGKADDLLYKNKFKKRGVKE, encoded by the coding sequence ATGTATGTGTTACTTTTTTCCTCTCTTGCGGTACTTGCGTTTTCCATCTTTCTTTTCTTTCTTGCGGTAAAGCGAACAAAAGACTATTCACAGCTTGAAAAGAGGTTCAACATCATCGTAGAGGGTCTATCGAAACTCGATCCAGATATGTTAGAGGAGGCTTTCTTTCAAGCAATACTGGATATCGCCATGTCTGTGGTACCTGAAGCGACCAAAGGTAGTGTGTCACGTATCACAGATGAAGGAGACTGGATCTTTGTCTCCTCAAGAGGACACACAATGGATCTCTACGGAAAAAGGTTTCCTGCGAGGTACCTGTTTCGTGCCGGAAAGGAACCTGTCGAGGTGAACTTTCTGGAATACGATAAAGATCTTCTACCAGACGATATGTGGAAGTTCTTTGAAAAGACTCTCCGAGGAACAAGAAAGAGTCTTGTTGTTGGCCTGTTCGCTGGGGACGAGTTTCTCGGAAACATCGCCCTCGACTCCCCACACAGCCAGTTTTCTGATCTTTCGAAGAAGACCCTCAAACTCCTTGGAAACCTTGCAAGTACCTACCTTCTTTTGAAAAGATCTCTGGAAAAGGAACACCGTTTTCAAAAGATCATGGGCACGATTTTGACACTTTTGCTTCTTTTCAGAAAACAGATCTCTGTCGAGGATTTCCTGAAAGAATCACTTCAAAAGATGATAGAAGCAAGCGAAATTTTCTCAGGCGGAGCTGTTTTCAAAGAGAACGTAATTGTTTTTTCCATCGGTCTTGAACGAACGGAGCTTAATTTCAAGAAGACGACAGAAAGGATAGAGGAGTTCCAGATAGAAAACACTCACTACGTTTCTATCCAGTTGAAGGGCGAAGGATTTCCACTCTATCGCCTTGTTTTTGTTTCAAAAACAAAAATACCACCTTTCATCTTTGGTGTTCTCAACACCTTTGCAGAAGTGATCTTTCTTTACTTAAGAGAGTATCAGCTTCACAAGAAGTATCAGGAAATGGCTATGAGAGATTCATTAACCGGTGCTTACACGAGACACTATTTCAACGAATGGATCTTCTCCCACATGGCTTGGCTCAGACGAAACCAGAAGAAATCTATTCTGGTGATACTGGATGTGGACGGCCTCAAGATGATAAACGACACTTATGGTCATTTGATGGGAGATAGAGCGCTCAAGGAATTCGTGAAAATCTTGAAGGACACGGTTCGGGAATCAGATCTCGTCTTCAGATACGGAGGTGATGAATTCCTTCTTGTTCTTACAGAAAGCAGTCAAGAAAACGTTCATCCCGTCCTGGAACGATTGAAAGAAAATCTGAAAAGACTCGATCTTCCCTTTGAGTTGAGTTTTTCTTTTGGCTACGAGGAAATAGACGGTTTCATACCGATCGAGAGGGCTCTTGGAAAAGCCGATGATCTTCTGTACAAGAACAAATTCAAGAAGAGAGGTGTAAAAGAATGA
- a CDS encoding 2-oxoacid:acceptor oxidoreductase subunit alpha yields the protein MKDVSIVLSGEAGQGIQTVEHVLTRILKNSGFHVFATKEYMSRVRGGNNTTEIRVSSERVRAFVDRIDILVPLGKGATERLKKRITEKTLIVGEGEFIGEEKGEKIVVPFLEIAKQVGNRIYANSVAIGFLSGLLGAERSAIEEQITRQFREKGENVVRDNIRAAMEGYRRGQEFSEKVGFDVEKDPSIKDEVLLNGAEAVGLGAIAGGCNFVSSYPMSPSTSVLVFLALHKNDFGIVVEQAEDEISAMNMIVGAWYAGARGLVTTSGGGFALMEEALSLAGMIESPAVIHLAQRPGPATGLPTRTEQADLNLALYAGHGEFPRVIYAPGNIEEAFYLTQRAFNMADRYQVPVFILTDQYLVDSFYNLPGFNLNELKVEKYTVKTSKDYIRYAINEDGISPRGVPGYGEGLVRVDSDEHDEFGHITEDFDIRVRMVDKRLRKGETLKKDTIKPKLIGDENYRVLLVAWGSTLEPIKEAIEGMSGVALLHFSQVWPIDDSVVEHLERAEKVVAIEGNATGQFANLIRQVTGFHIKDRILKYSGLQFSVEELKKKILEVM from the coding sequence ATGAAAGACGTGAGCATCGTTTTGAGTGGTGAAGCGGGTCAGGGTATTCAGACCGTTGAACACGTTCTCACTCGCATTCTGAAGAACTCCGGATTTCACGTGTTTGCCACTAAAGAATACATGTCCCGTGTAAGAGGAGGAAACAACACCACCGAAATCAGGGTCTCCTCTGAAAGAGTGCGAGCTTTCGTTGATAGAATAGATATCCTCGTTCCTCTTGGAAAAGGCGCCACAGAAAGGTTGAAAAAACGCATCACAGAAAAGACCCTAATAGTCGGAGAAGGAGAGTTCATAGGAGAGGAAAAAGGTGAAAAAATAGTGGTTCCATTTCTAGAAATAGCAAAGCAGGTCGGAAACAGAATATACGCAAACTCTGTAGCAATAGGTTTTCTCTCCGGACTTCTCGGAGCGGAAAGATCTGCCATCGAAGAGCAAATCACAAGACAGTTCAGAGAAAAGGGAGAAAACGTGGTGAGAGACAACATTCGAGCCGCAATGGAAGGGTACAGAAGAGGGCAGGAATTTTCAGAGAAGGTTGGTTTCGATGTTGAGAAAGATCCTTCGATAAAGGACGAAGTTCTTCTGAATGGAGCAGAAGCGGTAGGACTTGGAGCCATAGCAGGAGGGTGTAACTTCGTTTCCTCTTATCCCATGTCTCCTTCTACTTCAGTTCTGGTCTTTCTTGCCCTGCACAAAAACGATTTTGGAATCGTAGTGGAACAGGCAGAAGATGAGATCTCTGCCATGAACATGATTGTAGGTGCATGGTACGCCGGTGCTCGGGGACTCGTTACCACCTCAGGCGGTGGTTTTGCTCTCATGGAAGAAGCGTTGAGCCTTGCAGGAATGATAGAATCTCCTGCTGTAATACACCTTGCACAAAGACCCGGTCCTGCCACAGGACTTCCTACAAGGACAGAACAGGCTGATCTGAACCTTGCCCTCTATGCGGGACATGGGGAATTTCCGCGGGTCATATACGCTCCCGGTAACATAGAAGAGGCGTTCTATCTCACCCAGAGGGCGTTCAACATGGCAGATAGATATCAGGTTCCTGTTTTCATCCTGACCGATCAGTATCTGGTGGATTCGTTCTACAACCTTCCAGGTTTCAATTTAAACGAACTGAAAGTCGAAAAGTACACTGTAAAGACTTCCAAAGATTACATCAGGTACGCCATAAACGAGGATGGCATATCTCCACGAGGGGTTCCAGGCTACGGCGAGGGACTCGTAAGAGTAGACAGCGATGAACACGATGAATTTGGTCACATTACAGAAGATTTCGACATCCGTGTGAGGATGGTGGATAAAAGGCTCAGAAAAGGTGAGACGTTGAAAAAAGATACCATCAAACCAAAGTTGATCGGAGACGAAAACTACAGGGTTCTCCTGGTTGCGTGGGGTTCCACACTGGAACCCATAAAGGAGGCAATTGAAGGTATGAGTGGCGTAGCACTCCTTCATTTCTCCCAGGTCTGGCCGATCGATGATTCTGTTGTGGAACATCTGGAAAGGGCAGAAAAGGTTGTCGCAATAGAAGGAAATGCAACCGGGCAGTTTGCAAATTTGATTCGACAGGTGACGGGCTTCCATATAAAGGACAGAATCCTGAAATACAGTGGGCTCCAGTTCTCTGTGGAAGAGCTGAAAAAGAAGATTCTGGAGGTGATGTGA
- a CDS encoding thiamine pyrophosphate-dependent enzyme yields MRLDEYISKDIAWCPGCGNFGIRTALMKALEELNVDPRKVVIVSGIGQAAKMPQYVGVHMFNGLHGRALPVATAIKTANPNLLVIAESGDGCMYGEGGNHFIHTIRRNPDIVNIVHDNQVYGLTKGQASPTSLKGFRTPVQVDGVILEPFNPIAVAIALDASFVARTFIGDVEFTKEILKEAMKHKGYALVDILQPCVTFNKLNTYEWYRENTYYLKDHDPTDRELAFKRAIETEKLPLGIFYINKNKETFEELSRKGDKTPLYEYKVNFEKLKELIESKKS; encoded by the coding sequence ATGAGACTCGATGAATACATCAGCAAGGACATCGCGTGGTGCCCAGGATGTGGAAACTTTGGGATAAGAACAGCACTGATGAAAGCACTGGAGGAACTGAACGTTGATCCGCGAAAAGTGGTCATAGTCTCTGGGATAGGTCAGGCAGCAAAGATGCCACAGTACGTTGGAGTACACATGTTCAATGGCCTTCATGGAAGAGCCCTTCCTGTGGCAACGGCGATAAAGACAGCAAACCCTAATCTTTTAGTGATCGCAGAAAGTGGAGACGGATGTATGTACGGTGAAGGTGGGAACCACTTCATCCACACGATAAGAAGAAATCCGGATATCGTGAACATCGTGCATGACAATCAGGTTTACGGTCTTACCAAAGGGCAAGCATCACCAACCAGTCTGAAGGGATTCAGGACACCCGTTCAGGTGGATGGTGTGATTTTGGAACCATTCAATCCCATAGCGGTAGCCATAGCCCTCGATGCTTCTTTTGTTGCCCGAACCTTCATAGGAGACGTGGAGTTCACAAAAGAGATTCTTAAAGAGGCGATGAAGCACAAAGGATACGCACTGGTGGACATCCTTCAGCCCTGTGTCACCTTCAACAAACTGAACACCTACGAATGGTACAGGGAGAACACGTACTATCTGAAAGATCACGATCCTACAGACAGAGAACTTGCCTTCAAAAGAGCCATAGAAACAGAAAAACTTCCACTTGGGATATTCTACATCAACAAGAACAAGGAAACCTTCGAAGAACTCTCAAGAAAGGGTGATAAAACACCTCTCTACGAGTACAAGGTAAACTTCGAGAAATTGAAAGAACTGATCGAGAGCAAAAAATCATGA